ATGTTTTCAAAGCTTGGCCTACTTATGAGAGAGAAAGCCAGGAGGAACACATCTGCCCCTCTGTAACTGAGAGGCCTCAATCTGTTGTAGTCTTCTTGGCCTGATATATCAAGATAATTAGTTTAccaaacaaaagagaaaaaggCCTCATTCTTGCACATGCCCTTTTCATGAATTCCTCCATCTTTTAGGAAAAGTAAAGAtcccttcttttttcttttttatgaatGAACTTTAAACATGGACAATGATGCTTGTGCTTCAAGATTTGGAAGGCAAATCAAACATTCAAGATCAGTTTTTTATGGGAGAAAGTATGTATGAAATCAAGGCTTGTATGTTCAAATCAAGCAAAAGGTAGTCAAGTGAATAACACATCAAACaattataaaaaatgcaaaCACAACCAAACAATGATGGAATCAATTTGTGTATGTGATCATACCAGCAGTATCCCACAAGCCAAGATTCACAGTCTGCCCATCAACACTCACATTTGCACTGAAATTATCAAACACAGTAGGCACATAATCCTGAAACAAGAAAAGTAATGAGAGAGTGAAAGAGCCATTATCCATACATCAAGAAAGCACTCACAAACAAAAGTGAAACTGCAATCCCAAGTGAAATGAGAAAAGCCCCTTTGATTACTACTACTACACTTACCGTTGGGAAAGTGTTGCTGGTGTAGGAGATGAGAAGGCATGTCTTCCCAACTGCACCATCACCAACAGTGACACATTTGATGAATTTGGTGGCTGTGGCATTTGCATTTGCAGCAGCGCCACCACTACTTGTAGTACTATTATTAGCACTCATTCTCACTACATATCAAAAATCAGCAAATGGGATTTTCAAGAACCTGCTGTGGATTCAGAGAGTGGATGTGTGGGAGAATTTTGAAGTAATGAAATGAAAGATTCCCTTTTTCATTCTCACTATGTTTTGGGGTACTAATTAGGTGACGCCATGGGAGTATTTGAGAGAGGATGGAAGTGGAGGGGACataaagggggggggggggggcaaaAGCAAAGCTATAGATTTTGTTGAGAATGAGCAAGAAAGTTATGGtttttttcactttattttgaGCTCTAGGAGGGGGAAAAATGAGTGTGGCTGTGAGTGGGTATATTCTTTTCTTTAACAACTTCAAATTAGAGTATGCAATTTGAGAAGCTTGAACAATAgttagagaaaagaaaaaagaagagaaaattgTACAAGTAGATTTTGAGAGTCTAGTGCATGCATTAGAGCATGCACAGTAGGAGAGGGGCCGGACCGCGTCTCCAGTGGTGCAGTACGGCCCGGAGTGTTACAAGTACTGGGAGTCCGGCCCAAACTTGTCTTCTTGTGAGCAAAGTGCATGCACATAGTCATTGATTTATAAATTGAATTTGACCAAACTAGATGCGTTTTCTAGCAAACTGacctttattttttagtatttgttGATTTCTCTAATGTTTTGTATTATCCGTTCAAGTTTATTCAA
This genomic interval from Salvia splendens isolate huo1 chromosome 13, SspV2, whole genome shotgun sequence contains the following:
- the LOC121760149 gene encoding rac-like GTP-binding protein 5, with the translated sequence MSANNSTTSSGGAAANANATATKFIKCVTVGDGAVGKTCLLISYTSNTFPTDYVPTVFDNFSANVSVDGQTVNLGLWDTAGQEDYNRLRPLSYRGADVFLLAFSLISRPSFENISKKWVPELRHYAPSVPIVLVGTKLDLREDKQFKKDYPGASTISTEQGEELRKQIGAVAYIECSAKTQQNVKGVFDAAIKVVLRPPKLKKHKRRYTSCRLL